From the Montipora capricornis isolate CH-2021 chromosome 2, ASM3666992v2, whole genome shotgun sequence genome, one window contains:
- the LOC138023772 gene encoding UPF0690 protein C1orf52 homolog has protein sequence MVDTSSGTSFQQEEKDPLSFFTAGDSGSNSDSESEGDTEEENQDFSKSKDSGKSTAPATKLPSPTTLFATVGRPSFLETKEDNYVDWNSLSKCYEPNTYSAPPVQFSPVTEGRDSEDYAEDAVISSAPVKYGKELSDIQKHLVIHEKRSVTTALNILNDRGESASKKQKTESFRQKEKRKRDQGQSSRGKSYVEEEKRILRQDFSAQ, from the exons ATGGTGGACACTTCATCGGGCACGTCTTttcaacaagaagaaaaagaccCATTATCTTTCTTTACTGCGGGAGATTCTGGCTCCAACTCCGATTCAGAAAGCGAAGGAGATACTGAAGAAGAAAACCAAGACTTTTCCAAATCGAAGGATTCCGGAAAAAGCACTGCACCCGCGACGAAATTACCCTCACCGACCACTTTATTTGCAACTGTTGGGAGACCGTCGTTTTTAGAGACCAAAGAAGACAATTATGTGGACTGGAATTCCCTCTCCAAGTGCTATGAACCGAACACATATTCCGCACCTCCTGTGCAGTTCTCCCCTGTTACAGAGGGTAGAGATAGTGAGGATTACGCTGAAGATGCAGTGATTTCTTCTGCTCCGGTGAAATACGGCAAAGAATTATCAGACATACAAAAGCATTTGGTCATTCACGAAAAGCGGTCAGTGACTACCGCTCTCAACATCTTAAACGACAGAG GTGAAAGtgcttcaaagaaacaaaaaacggAAAGTTTTCGCCAAAAGGAGAAACGAAAACGGGATCAAGGGCAGTCATCAAGAGGAAAAAGTTATGTGGAGGAAGAAAAGAGAATTTTACGGCAAGACTTTTCTGCTCAGTGA
- the LOC138023763 gene encoding splicing factor C9orf78 homolog, with product MPRRNYRKRRDTEEGDDDVNEPISTTEAIEERKELQRFRKKHGGVTAAALALGKKLAPEEEVESDPFKLKTGGLVELNSLIQDRNRDREGEDKEKSINLGANFAAETNRRDEDTHMLKYIEDEMAKRKGVQLDKTVESKPKSKEDLLYQVPEHINVKSKIMASEEMLSNQMLSGIPEVDLGIDAKIRNIEATEEAKQRMIDEQRNKKSRGPTEMVPTNMAVNFMLHSRFFDEQKNIDAESKRVAAAKDKAKAEEKVIKKPTVKGNDFATVPSESHIKPVPNRKRTGDKVEKATDDFYYEKFRKHARDSWRYQ from the exons ATGCCTCGAAGGAATTACCGAAAACGCCGCGATACAGAAGAAGGAGATGATGATGTTAACGAGCCAATTTCAACGACTGAGgcaattgaagaaagaaaagaactgCAGCGGTTTCGGAAGAAACATGGCGGTGTAACGGCAGCTGCGCTGGCTCTTGGGAAAAAGCTTGCACCGGAGGAAGAAGTGGAAAGCGACCCATTTAAACTAAAGACAGGAGGACTCGTGGAGTTGAACAGTTTGATTCAGGATAGAAATCGCGACAGAGAAGGAGAAGATAAAGAAAAATCAATCAACTTAGGAGCAAATTTCGCAGCAGAGACAAACCGAAGAGATGAAGACACGCACATGTTGAAGTACATAGAAGACGAAATGGCAAAAAGAAAAGGCGTTCAACTTGATAAAACCGTGGAAAGCAA GCCTAAGTCAAAGGAGGATTTACTGTACCAGGTTCCAGAACACATTAATGTGAAATCAAAAATTATGGCTTCAGAAGAAATGCTTTCAAATCAGATGCTATCCGGTATCCCAGAGGTGGATCTTGGCATTGATGCAAAAATAAGAAACATTGAAGCCACTGAAGAAGCTAAACAGAGAATGATAGATGAGCAAAGAAACAAGAAATCAAGAGGCCCCACTGAAATGGTGCCTACTAACATGGCTGTAAATTTCATGCTCCACAGCAGAT TTTttgatgaacaaaagaatattgaTGCAGAAAGCAAGAGAGTTGCAGCAGCAAAAGACAAGGCCAAAGCAGAAGAGAAAGTAATCAAGAAACCAACAGTGAAAGGAAATGACTTTGCTACAGTGCCAAGTGAATCACATATTAAGCCTGTTCCAAACAGGAAGAGAACTGGTGACAAAGTTGAAAAGGCAACTGATGACTTCTATTATGAAAAATTTAGAAAGCATGCAAGGGACTCTTGGAGATATCAGTAG
- the LOC138023749 gene encoding queuine tRNA-ribosyltransferase catalytic subunit 1-like isoform X1, with the protein MANEDETPCALSYKVLAECSSSKARTAILELPHYEVETPVFMPVGTQGTMKGLTSKQLTELDCQIILGNTYHLGMRPGTRILEKAGGLHGFMNWKRALLTDSGGFQMVSLLKLAEITEEGVKFQSPHDGEEMLLTPEKSTEIQNSIGADIIMQLDDVVSSTTKGPRVEEAMYRSIRWLDRCIAAHKRPAEQNLFAIIQGGLDPELRKTCVQEMVKRNTPGIAIGGLSGGEEKSMFWKTVTLCTDLLPKTRPAYVMGVGYAIDLVVCCALGADMFDCVYPTRTARFGTALVPWGQLHLKHKQYATDLEPIDRDCRCFTCKHHTRAYINSLLGREEVSCHLLTIHNIYYQMQLMRDIRESIKKDKFPEFVSNFMNRMYPDKAYPDWAREALSSVNIFLDDAHFSNGKQQPLLKTKERDQIIDCDSSVVK; encoded by the exons ATGGCGAACGAAGATGAAACTCCGTGCGCTTTGAGTTACAAAGTTTTAGCGGAATGCTCATCAAGCAAAGCTCGAACTGCGATTCTAGAGTTACCACATTATGAAGTAGAAACTCCTGTATTCATGCCAGTTGGAACTCAGGGCACAATGAAGGGACTCACTTCAAAGCAACTCACTGAATTAGACTGTCAAATTATTCTAGGAAATACCTATCATCTGGGAATGAGACCA GGAACAAGAATTCTTGAAAAAGCAGGAGGACTCCATGGGTTTATGAACTGGAAAAGAGCACTTTTAACA GACAGTGGTGGATTTCAGATGGTGTCGTTACTAAAATTAGCTGAAATTACAGAAGAAGGTGTTAAGTTCCAATCACCTCATGACGGTGAAGAAATGCTGCTAACACCTGAGAAATCAACAGAGATTCAGAATTCCATTGGAGCAGACATCATAATGCAACTGGATGATGTAGTCAGTAGTACAACTAAAG GGCCAAGGGTTGAAGAAGCGATGTATCGCTCTATTCGCTGGCTTGACAGATGTATTGCTGCACACAAGAGACCAGCTGAACAGAATTTATTTGCGATCATTCAGGGGGGATTAGATCCAGAGCTGAGAAAGACTTGTGTTCAAG AAATGGTGAAGCGTAATACTCCTGGGATTGCTATTGGTGGCCTCAGTGGAGGAGAAGAGAAATCAATGTTCTGGAAAACTGTCACCCTTTGCACGGATCTTTTACCAAAAACAAGACCAGCATATGTAATGGGAGTTGG TTATGCTATAGATCTTGTCGTATGCTGTGCTTTAGGAGCAGACATGTTTGACTGTGTTTATCCTACCAGAACAGCA AGATTTGGCACAGCCTTGGTACCGTGGGGACAGCTTCACTTAAAACACAAACAGTATGCAACAGATCTTGAACCCATTGACAGAGATTGTAGATGTTTTACATGCAAGCATCACACCAGGGCTTACATCAACAGTCTTTTGGGCAGAGAGGAGGTCTCTTGCCATTTGTTAACAATCCATAATATTTATTACCAG atgCAGCTTATGCGTGACATACGAGAAAGTATCAAGAAGGACAAATTTCCTGAATTTGTATCTAATTTTATGAACAGAATGTATCCAGACAAAGCATATCCAGACTGGGCACGGGAAGCTCTATCATCTGTGAATATTTTCTTGGATGATGCTCACTTTTCTAATGGAAAACAACAACCCCTTCTCAAAACAAAAGAGAGGGACCAGATTATAGATTGTGATTCTTCAGTAGTCaagtaa
- the LOC138023749 gene encoding queuine tRNA-ribosyltransferase catalytic subunit 1-like isoform X2, translated as MANEDETPCALSYKVLAECSSSKARTAILELPHYEVETPVFMPVGTQGTMKGLTSKQLTELDCQIILGNTYHLGMRPDSGGFQMVSLLKLAEITEEGVKFQSPHDGEEMLLTPEKSTEIQNSIGADIIMQLDDVVSSTTKGPRVEEAMYRSIRWLDRCIAAHKRPAEQNLFAIIQGGLDPELRKTCVQEMVKRNTPGIAIGGLSGGEEKSMFWKTVTLCTDLLPKTRPAYVMGVGYAIDLVVCCALGADMFDCVYPTRTARFGTALVPWGQLHLKHKQYATDLEPIDRDCRCFTCKHHTRAYINSLLGREEVSCHLLTIHNIYYQMQLMRDIRESIKKDKFPEFVSNFMNRMYPDKAYPDWAREALSSVNIFLDDAHFSNGKQQPLLKTKERDQIIDCDSSVVK; from the exons ATGGCGAACGAAGATGAAACTCCGTGCGCTTTGAGTTACAAAGTTTTAGCGGAATGCTCATCAAGCAAAGCTCGAACTGCGATTCTAGAGTTACCACATTATGAAGTAGAAACTCCTGTATTCATGCCAGTTGGAACTCAGGGCACAATGAAGGGACTCACTTCAAAGCAACTCACTGAATTAGACTGTCAAATTATTCTAGGAAATACCTATCATCTGGGAATGAGACCA GACAGTGGTGGATTTCAGATGGTGTCGTTACTAAAATTAGCTGAAATTACAGAAGAAGGTGTTAAGTTCCAATCACCTCATGACGGTGAAGAAATGCTGCTAACACCTGAGAAATCAACAGAGATTCAGAATTCCATTGGAGCAGACATCATAATGCAACTGGATGATGTAGTCAGTAGTACAACTAAAG GGCCAAGGGTTGAAGAAGCGATGTATCGCTCTATTCGCTGGCTTGACAGATGTATTGCTGCACACAAGAGACCAGCTGAACAGAATTTATTTGCGATCATTCAGGGGGGATTAGATCCAGAGCTGAGAAAGACTTGTGTTCAAG AAATGGTGAAGCGTAATACTCCTGGGATTGCTATTGGTGGCCTCAGTGGAGGAGAAGAGAAATCAATGTTCTGGAAAACTGTCACCCTTTGCACGGATCTTTTACCAAAAACAAGACCAGCATATGTAATGGGAGTTGG TTATGCTATAGATCTTGTCGTATGCTGTGCTTTAGGAGCAGACATGTTTGACTGTGTTTATCCTACCAGAACAGCA AGATTTGGCACAGCCTTGGTACCGTGGGGACAGCTTCACTTAAAACACAAACAGTATGCAACAGATCTTGAACCCATTGACAGAGATTGTAGATGTTTTACATGCAAGCATCACACCAGGGCTTACATCAACAGTCTTTTGGGCAGAGAGGAGGTCTCTTGCCATTTGTTAACAATCCATAATATTTATTACCAG atgCAGCTTATGCGTGACATACGAGAAAGTATCAAGAAGGACAAATTTCCTGAATTTGTATCTAATTTTATGAACAGAATGTATCCAGACAAAGCATATCCAGACTGGGCACGGGAAGCTCTATCATCTGTGAATATTTTCTTGGATGATGCTCACTTTTCTAATGGAAAACAACAACCCCTTCTCAAAACAAAAGAGAGGGACCAGATTATAGATTGTGATTCTTCAGTAGTCaagtaa